Proteins from a single region of Hordeum vulgare subsp. vulgare chromosome 6H, MorexV3_pseudomolecules_assembly, whole genome shotgun sequence:
- the LOC123401058 gene encoding probable amino acid permease 7 isoform X2 — translation MGGGRTGRGRGDRQAEPLLDKLSGSSYDLSEEHPVKRTGEKSQVLSGVFLGFSLFGNSVVYTLTSAASMRAIERANCYHREGHGAPCCAAAGGGGSSDAYYMLMFGLAQAALSQIPDFHSMAWLSVFAAAMSFSYSFIGFGLGAAKVIDNGVIKGAIGGVSLVSPTQKVWRVAQALGDIAFAYPFSLVLLEIEDTLGSPPAESETMKAASRASIAVTTFFYLGCGCFGYAAFGDGTPGNLLAGFGEPYWLVGLANLCVVLHLLGGYQVYAQPMFALVERRFGAGVAEIPLLGRVTVARLCFRTANVAAATAVAVWFPYFNQVVGLIGAFTFWPLAIHFPVQMYLAQGKVAPWTRRWIAIQAFSAACLIACGFASVGSAMGVFSPERS, via the exons atgggaggaggacgAACAGGAAGAGGAAGAGGCGACCGCCAAGCAGAGCCGCTGCTCGACAAGCTCTCGGGATCCTCTTACGATTTATCCGAGGAGCATCCAGTGAAAAGAACCG GCGAGAAGAGCCAGGTGTTGAGCGGGGTTTTCCTCGGCTTCAGCTTGTTTGGGAACAGCGTGGTGTACACTCTCACCTCGGCGGCTAGTATGAG GGCGATTGAGAGAGCCAACTGCTACCACAGGGAAGGCCACGGCGCGCCGTGCtgcgccgccgccggcggcggcgggtcgTCGGACGCCTACTACATGCTCATGTTCGGCCTCGCACAGGCGGCGCTGTCGCAGATACCGGACTTCCACAGCATGGCGTGGCTCTCCGtcttcgccgccgccatgtccttctcctactccttcatcGGCTTCGGCCTCGGCGCCGCCAAAGTGATCG ATAATGGAGTGATCAAGGGGGCGATCGGAGGCGTTTCCCTGGTGTCGCCGACGCAGAAGGTGTGGCGCGTGGCGCAGGCCCTGGGGGACATCGCCTTCGCCTACCCTTTCTCCCTGGTGCTGCTGGAGATCGAGGACACGCTGGGGTCGCCGCCGGCGGAGAGCGAGACGATGAAGGCGGCGTCGAGGGCTAGCATCGCGGTCACCACCTTCTTCTATCTCGGCTGCGGGTGCTTCGGCTACGCGGCGTTCGGGGATGGCACCCCGGGGAACCTCCTCGCCGGCTTCGGGGAGCCCTACTGGCTCGTCGGCCTCGCCAACCTCTGCGTCGTCCTCCACCTCCTCGGCGGCTACCAGGTGTACGCGCAGCCCATGTTCGCGCTCGTGGAGCGGCGGTTCGGCGCCGGCGTCGCGGAGATACCGCTGCTCGGCCGCGTGACCGTGGCTAGGCTGTGCTTCCGCACGGCGAacgtggcggcggcgacggcggtggcCGTGTGGTTCCCCTACTTCAACCAGGTGGTGGGGCTCATCGGCGCCTTCACCTTCTGGCCGCTGGCCATCCACTTCCCCGTCCAGATGTACCTGGCGCAGGGCAAGGTGGCCCCATGGACGCGGCGGTGGATCGCCATCCAGGCCTTCAGCGCCGCCTGCCTGATCGCCTGCGGCTTCGCCTCCGTTGGCTCTGCCATGGGGGTGTTCAGCCCAGAGAGAAGCTAG
- the LOC123401058 gene encoding probable amino acid permease 7 isoform X1: MGGGRTGRGRGDRQAEPLLDKLSGSSYDLSEEHPVKRTGTVWTAMAHVITAVIGSGVLSLAWSVAQLGWVGGPAAMVLFAGVTVVQSSLLADCYISRDPERGAAVRNRSYVDAVKLYLGEKSQVLSGVFLGFSLFGNSVVYTLTSAASMRAIERANCYHREGHGAPCCAAAGGGGSSDAYYMLMFGLAQAALSQIPDFHSMAWLSVFAAAMSFSYSFIGFGLGAAKVIDNGVIKGAIGGVSLVSPTQKVWRVAQALGDIAFAYPFSLVLLEIEDTLGSPPAESETMKAASRASIAVTTFFYLGCGCFGYAAFGDGTPGNLLAGFGEPYWLVGLANLCVVLHLLGGYQVYAQPMFALVERRFGAGVAEIPLLGRVTVARLCFRTANVAAATAVAVWFPYFNQVVGLIGAFTFWPLAIHFPVQMYLAQGKVAPWTRRWIAIQAFSAACLIACGFASVGSAMGVFSPERS, encoded by the exons atgggaggaggacgAACAGGAAGAGGAAGAGGCGACCGCCAAGCAGAGCCGCTGCTCGACAAGCTCTCGGGATCCTCTTACGATTTATCCGAGGAGCATCCAGTGAAAAGAACCG GCACGGTATGGACGGCGATGGCgcacgtcatcacggcggtgatagGCTCCGGCGTGCTGTCGCTAGCGTGGAGCGTGGCGCAGCTCGGCTGGGTCGGGGGGCCGGCGGCCATGGTGCTCTTCGCCGGGGTCACCGTGGTGCAGTCCTCCCTGCTCGCCGACTGCTACATCTCCCGCGACCCGGAGCGCGGCGCCGCCGTCAGGAACAGGTCTTACGTCGACGCCGTCAAGCTCTACTTAG GCGAGAAGAGCCAGGTGTTGAGCGGGGTTTTCCTCGGCTTCAGCTTGTTTGGGAACAGCGTGGTGTACACTCTCACCTCGGCGGCTAGTATGAG GGCGATTGAGAGAGCCAACTGCTACCACAGGGAAGGCCACGGCGCGCCGTGCtgcgccgccgccggcggcggcgggtcgTCGGACGCCTACTACATGCTCATGTTCGGCCTCGCACAGGCGGCGCTGTCGCAGATACCGGACTTCCACAGCATGGCGTGGCTCTCCGtcttcgccgccgccatgtccttctcctactccttcatcGGCTTCGGCCTCGGCGCCGCCAAAGTGATCG ATAATGGAGTGATCAAGGGGGCGATCGGAGGCGTTTCCCTGGTGTCGCCGACGCAGAAGGTGTGGCGCGTGGCGCAGGCCCTGGGGGACATCGCCTTCGCCTACCCTTTCTCCCTGGTGCTGCTGGAGATCGAGGACACGCTGGGGTCGCCGCCGGCGGAGAGCGAGACGATGAAGGCGGCGTCGAGGGCTAGCATCGCGGTCACCACCTTCTTCTATCTCGGCTGCGGGTGCTTCGGCTACGCGGCGTTCGGGGATGGCACCCCGGGGAACCTCCTCGCCGGCTTCGGGGAGCCCTACTGGCTCGTCGGCCTCGCCAACCTCTGCGTCGTCCTCCACCTCCTCGGCGGCTACCAGGTGTACGCGCAGCCCATGTTCGCGCTCGTGGAGCGGCGGTTCGGCGCCGGCGTCGCGGAGATACCGCTGCTCGGCCGCGTGACCGTGGCTAGGCTGTGCTTCCGCACGGCGAacgtggcggcggcgacggcggtggcCGTGTGGTTCCCCTACTTCAACCAGGTGGTGGGGCTCATCGGCGCCTTCACCTTCTGGCCGCTGGCCATCCACTTCCCCGTCCAGATGTACCTGGCGCAGGGCAAGGTGGCCCCATGGACGCGGCGGTGGATCGCCATCCAGGCCTTCAGCGCCGCCTGCCTGATCGCCTGCGGCTTCGCCTCCGTTGGCTCTGCCATGGGGGTGTTCAGCCCAGAGAGAAGCTAG
- the LOC123401059 gene encoding ADP-ribosylation factor GTPase-activating protein AGD12-like isoform X2 — protein sequence MTRDAEECGAADAVRFGAEIFFVVVSYPRFASNMSSANRHQPIKLTKPVVGKARKLKDLMLKSDNRVCADCSAPDPKWASSNIGVFLCLKCGDVHRALGPDISNVLSLTLDDWSDSDIDSMVEVGGNSYANSIYEAFLPKDHPKPRPDAPMEYRTKFIRAKYETQDFLKPSLRISSKAGFESTNSLNSVDNSFSSTSRKHAPEDTREFVGQLNIKVVKGSGLAVRDMLTSDPYVVLSLGEQKAQTTVKASDLNPVWNEVLTLSVPRNYGPLKLEVYDHDTFSADDIMGEAEIDLKPMITAAMAFGDPSRHADMQIGRWFMTRDNCLLSDSIVNISSGKVKQEVNLKLQNVESGEMELELEWSRLD from the exons ATGACCCGCGACGCGGAAGAATGTGGCGCGGCCGACGCGGTTCGATTTG GCGCAGaaatcttttttgttgttgtgagtTATCCGAGGTTCGCTTCAAACATGAGTTCTGCTAATCGTCACCAACCCATCAAGTTGACCAAGCCTGTCGTAG GCAAAGCACGAAAGTTGAAGGATCTCATGCTGAAAAGTGACAATCGAGTGTGTGCTGATTGTAGTGCACCTGACCCCAAATGGGC GTCTTCTAATATCGGAGTATTTCTTTGCTTAAAATGTGGAGATGTCCACAGGGCCCTTGGACCAGACATTTCAAAC GTTTTGTCCTTGACTTTGGATGATTGGTCTGATAGTGATATTGACTCCATGGTTGAGGTTGGTGGAAACTCATATGCAAATTCAATTTATGAGGCTTTTCTTCCAAAAGATCACCCAAAACCTAGACCAGACGCACCAATGGAATATCGTACCAAATTTATAAG AGCCAAGTATGAAACACAAGATTTTCTGAAGCCAAGTTTGCGCATTAGCTCAAAAGCAGGTTTTGAATCTACCAATTCTCTGAACAGTGTGGATAATAGTTTCTCTAGCACTTCAAGGAAGCATGCCCCA GAAGATACAAGAGAATTTGTTGGACAACTGAACATTAAAGTGGTAAAAGGTTCTGGGTTGGCCGTCAGAGATATGCTAACAAGTGATCCTTATGTTGTTTTAAGTCTTGGAGAGCAG AAGGCTCAAACAACAGTTAAAGCGAGTGACCTGAACCCGGTATGGAATGAGGTTCTTACTCTATCAGTTCCTCGAAATTATGGACCTTTAAAACTT GAAGTGTATGATCACGACACTTTCTCTGCTGACGATATCATGGGGGAAGCAGAGATAGATCTGAAGCCAATGATCACAGCTGCCATGGCCTTCGGAGACCCGTCGCGTCACGCAGACATGCAAATTGGAAGGTGGTTCATGACCAGAGACAATTGCCTGTTGAGCGACAGCATTGTCAATATTTCGTCGGGAAAGGTAAAACAGGAAGTGAACCTAAAGCTGCAGAACGTAGAATCAGGTGAGATGGAGTTAGAACTGGAATGGTCTCGTCTAGATTAA
- the LOC123401059 gene encoding ADP-ribosylation factor GTPase-activating protein AGD12-like isoform X1: MAMAHGRPGRPRMTKLAEIYHWESNNSTGSPHHPQPTWFPPRRRASFARPQPASQRDEAGGRSLHRRRRHRPPRSRRRYPPTPPSAGAEIFFVVVSYPRFASNMSSANRHQPIKLTKPVVGKARKLKDLMLKSDNRVCADCSAPDPKWASSNIGVFLCLKCGDVHRALGPDISNVLSLTLDDWSDSDIDSMVEVGGNSYANSIYEAFLPKDHPKPRPDAPMEYRTKFIRAKYETQDFLKPSLRISSKAGFESTNSLNSVDNSFSSTSRKHAPEDTREFVGQLNIKVVKGSGLAVRDMLTSDPYVVLSLGEQKAQTTVKASDLNPVWNEVLTLSVPRNYGPLKLEVYDHDTFSADDIMGEAEIDLKPMITAAMAFGDPSRHADMQIGRWFMTRDNCLLSDSIVNISSGKVKQEVNLKLQNVESGEMELELEWSRLD; encoded by the exons ATGGCAATGGCCCATGGCCGCCCTGGCCGTCCACGAATGACAAAACTTGCAGAAATATACCACTGGGAGAGTAATAATAGCACGGGATCCCCACATCACCCCCAACCCACCTGGTTCCCCCCACGTCGCCGTGCTTCGTTTGCGCGACCACAGCCCGCGAGCCAGCGCGACGAAGCCGGGGGGCgatccctccaccgccgccggcgACACCGCCCTCCCCGAAGCCGCCGGCGGTACCCGCCCACGCCGCCCTCCGCCG GCGCAGaaatcttttttgttgttgtgagtTATCCGAGGTTCGCTTCAAACATGAGTTCTGCTAATCGTCACCAACCCATCAAGTTGACCAAGCCTGTCGTAG GCAAAGCACGAAAGTTGAAGGATCTCATGCTGAAAAGTGACAATCGAGTGTGTGCTGATTGTAGTGCACCTGACCCCAAATGGGC GTCTTCTAATATCGGAGTATTTCTTTGCTTAAAATGTGGAGATGTCCACAGGGCCCTTGGACCAGACATTTCAAAC GTTTTGTCCTTGACTTTGGATGATTGGTCTGATAGTGATATTGACTCCATGGTTGAGGTTGGTGGAAACTCATATGCAAATTCAATTTATGAGGCTTTTCTTCCAAAAGATCACCCAAAACCTAGACCAGACGCACCAATGGAATATCGTACCAAATTTATAAG AGCCAAGTATGAAACACAAGATTTTCTGAAGCCAAGTTTGCGCATTAGCTCAAAAGCAGGTTTTGAATCTACCAATTCTCTGAACAGTGTGGATAATAGTTTCTCTAGCACTTCAAGGAAGCATGCCCCA GAAGATACAAGAGAATTTGTTGGACAACTGAACATTAAAGTGGTAAAAGGTTCTGGGTTGGCCGTCAGAGATATGCTAACAAGTGATCCTTATGTTGTTTTAAGTCTTGGAGAGCAG AAGGCTCAAACAACAGTTAAAGCGAGTGACCTGAACCCGGTATGGAATGAGGTTCTTACTCTATCAGTTCCTCGAAATTATGGACCTTTAAAACTT GAAGTGTATGATCACGACACTTTCTCTGCTGACGATATCATGGGGGAAGCAGAGATAGATCTGAAGCCAATGATCACAGCTGCCATGGCCTTCGGAGACCCGTCGCGTCACGCAGACATGCAAATTGGAAGGTGGTTCATGACCAGAGACAATTGCCTGTTGAGCGACAGCATTGTCAATATTTCGTCGGGAAAGGTAAAACAGGAAGTGAACCTAAAGCTGCAGAACGTAGAATCAGGTGAGATGGAGTTAGAACTGGAATGGTCTCGTCTAGATTAA